TTGAGTGACATGGTAGTCAGCTTGTGAGGGCTGTTGGTAAGACTTGCAGTGGTAGACCGGGCGCTGGTAGTAATAAAGATCATCATCTGGAGGAACCTCGGTTCTAGTTACAGGCGCTGCTCGGATAGCAGTGGGTGGGACATGTAGAGAGTGCACCCTGCGGATCGTCGGATACGCGGCATGTCCGTCCACTGAGCTGTAACCGTGGCTACGATGCAGCGATCCTGAGGCAACATACTCGCCCCTCATTGCTTCACGAGATTTCATCGACTGGTGGAAGGACCTCGGTCCAATTGTATTGTAGCGACCATCACCATGGGCTCTGTAAGGAATCTGGTGCTCTGACTTGGTTAGATATGATAAATGAGGGGGCACGCTTTCAGGCCGGTAATGGCAACCCATGGAAGCTGGCCCAGCAGGGAGAGGTCTTTGGTGGTAATAGGCCTCTCCAGTGGGCTCCATTAAACCTGTTTCTCCTTTAGAGTGGTAAACATAAGATGAAAGATGAACGGAAGACTTGCGTTGTGAAGGATGTGGGACTGCGTCATCCAACGATGGGGTTGCAGGCCCCTCTCCCAACATAGCATGATAGGGAGCTTCGGTTTTACATAGAGCAGCTGCTGCGAGTTTACTCTCGATGGAACGAacaggaggtggtggtggtggaggtgtgatTCCATGAGTAGCATGATGGCTAACACTTTCCATTCGAGGATTTATAGGCGTTATCGATTCCCAGGGCCTCTCTCCAGAATGCTCTGGGGAATTTGCTGTTGTAGGTGCAACTCGTGCATTCTTGGACTGCCCTTGAGGCTGACACTGAGGGTGAGGCTGTGCTTGAGGCTGCGACTGAACCGGCATTTGACGCTGAGGTTGGAGAACAGCTACTGGCTGCTCCAGGGGTTTTGTAGTTGCTCTTGGCAAAACACTTTCAGGACTCTGAacctaaaaagaaaacacagggcGATATTTATTGCTACTTTCTTATTGTGCCTTTATGCTAAATATGTGATTCATTTAAATCTCACCTTAGGTTGGGTTGCGGGTTGCAGCGTGACTAGAAGTTCCTTTCTACTATTGGTGGATGTGCTGATAGATGTGGAAGTTTCAGTGCTGGCTTGCGCCTGGCCGATGGAAGGCTGCTGCCGTTCTGGACTGTTATGTGTTGGGAAAGGTTGAACAGGTTGTGTTGGAGAAGCATCTTTGCTGGGAGCCACAAAAGTCACAATGTCCTCTCGATTAGACATATTGGGAGACTTTTCACTGTCATCTAGGATGAGATGCATGCTGGCGGATTGGGTTAGTGTTTCAATTATGGTGCAGGAATCAGCTGAAGAGGAAGAAGCAGGAAATTGTGGTACATCTGCTGTTTCTTCGTGGGAAGTCTGCAGTTTAAGGGTGTGAGGAGGTGGCCAGGCAAGGGTTTCCAGAAACTCTTGTGGCCCGATGGGTGAAACAGGTGTGGGAGGTGCAGAGGATTCCGTCTGAGATAGAATGCTAGCCTGCTGAGCAGATTCGGCTAATGCTAAAGCTAGCATGCGGGCGGTGTTCTTTGGTGGGGGAGGAGCAGGAAGAAGAGACACGGCGCTGACTGGAGCAGTGCTGTTTGGTGAGTCCAGAGCTAGAGCTCCTAGGGAACAACAAAACAATGGGTACTAAAGGTGAGGGGAGGTAAGTTTATAAtcaggagaaggaaaaaaggggAGCATATTATGTAAACCTTAAAAAGTAAACCTAAAATCAAAGCAACTACTTTGATTCGACTaagattaattataataaaataatgtaatcgTAACAATAATCGAAAATCACGATTGACTAGTCTTACCTGGTGGTTCCTGAGCATTGATTTGTTGTATTGCATCTATCCCTAATGCCTCTTTACTCTCAGATGAAGCAGATTTGGAAAAAAGCTCCAGCTGAATAGCTTCACTAAGAGGCAAATCATTGGATTTAAAGGACAACAGGCTAATCTTGGCTGGGGAATCTTGGAGAGCTGGAGGAGGAGTTGGAAATGGCTGGTGATCAGGGCTCTCTGCTCCTTTACTGAGTCTGGGGTTATCGGTAGGATGAGATATACGCAAGGGCGGCAGCACCGCAAACTTTTCGCAGCTCTCCGAAGACTGGAACATAAATTTCTCAGATAAGTTAGAAGCACTTCTAAAGGCTGGACTGAGATCAGGAGACTGCTGGAGGCTAGTAATCTTCGGTCTGACAGGTGAGACAGGCTCTGAGTCACTGGCACTGCCAGGACTCCTCTTGAGATTTACAGCTTCGGTGTCATGGGAAATGGCAGAACTTTCTGCCAGGGGCAAACTGCATTGGAAAGACATAGGGTCGAAGTCCAAAGAAGCCATGCCAATGTCAGGAGGGCTCAAATCCACATCGTCGGTAGAGCGTGGTGGGGAAATCAGAGCTGGCACACAGATTGGGCCGTCATCCCCTTCGCTGTCTCCGTGGTCTATGTTATCGTAAGAGTTGCAGTGCTGTCGGCTGTCCATCAGGTCGCCATTAAAGGATGTGGAGAGAGCGTCGCTACTGGATCGTGGCCGGCGCGGTCGGTATACTTTAGACTCGCCTGGGATTAAACAAAACACGTGACCTTAGacttcttttatattgtttaagcAGATATGTAAAAAACGAGAATACTgaatatacaccgaccaggcataacattatgagcgctgaagtgaataacactgattatctcttcatcatggcagctgttagtgggtgggaaatattaggcagcaagtgaacatctTGTCCTCAAATTtcacgtgttagaagcaggaaaaatgggcaagcgtaagtaTTAAATGAGTTtcacaagggccaaattgttatgtctagacgactgggtcagagcatctccaaaaggaagaaacagtggtgaacctgtGACAAGGTCGTGGGTGGCCGAGGcttatttagacttttttttggaCCGAAGGCCggaccgtgtggtccgatctaacagatgagctcccttagctcaaactgctgaaccGCTGTTAATGCTTTACTTTATCggtcattatgttatgcctgatcggtggccataaatgtatgcctgatcggtgtagaACATACCTTCAACGTTGTGCAGTGAGCTGAGAGACTCCTCACTTTTCGCAGATCGAAGTGTCCCAGTATCTCCTCTGCTTCCTCCTAAAGCCATGGCCTTGAGTTCAGTAGGTTCACTTGGGTTACGGTGTAGTTTGCGCTTAGAAGTCGAGGAAGACTTGCCGAGGTTAAAAAATGACCGCCAGCTGCCAACTGGTGACTTCTTTGATTTAATAGGCTGCCTTTTTCTGTACAAAAAGATTGACAAAAAACATATTAACATTTGCAAAACAAATGATCACACCATCCAGAAGATTTTCaagacaattattttttatttgaacagtAACTCCAGCATACCTTTCGGTAGGGAACTCAATCACAGTATGGAATTTGCCCTGTAAGGCAGCAGGACCTTCTCCCACTTCAATGTACTTGCTATCTGCAGTAACAGGGGAGTTGATTTGTGCTTGTGTGCGTGCCTGAGCTTCCTCTAACGTAAGCAACTTGGTGGAAGGTGAAGGAACTAGCAGTGATTTCGGACGAGACAAAGAGTTGTGACCTACAAAAGCAGAGACAAAGAACAGAATGCAACCGAATTTTGATAATTcggttaaaaatataaaatatcatctTTTATCTTGCCCATGCTCATACATACCAGCTCCTTCTCTGATCAGTGAACTCAGCTTAGGGCTGAAGAGAACATCTACATGGTTCAGGATGAACTCAACCACAACCGACTGTATTCGCACTTCCATGAAGGCGGCTGTTCCACTAAAGCATGCAGATTCGATCTGCTTAGAcctgacaaataaataaagagttaaATAGAAAACTCTTTCAAAATATAAAGACTAGATATAAGACATTATTATAATGttactatataaatattactatataatatactataatattactatatatatatatatatatatatatatatatatatatatatatatatatatatatatataaaacatatatataacagCTTATAAACGTTATTAAAACTTACCTCAGTAGGTTGGGAGCCCAAACAATTGCCAAATTTTTACTGTGCATGTTGGTCACATAGCTGAATGCTGCTAGTCGTGACAAATGCCTCATTAGAAATTCCAAGGTcctaaaaaacatacattttcattacaattaattaaatacatatgaCAATTAAAAACTAAGCTTATACCCTATAAATCTGGCAATTCACTATTTGAAGGTATCCAACATGTGTGTTATTCTGCAGATATACCCAGGGTTCAAGCCTCTAAAATGTCCTCTAAAATCTAAAGTGGAATTGCATtccaaactttattattattaatattattaatattattactacatCTTAATATAACCTAATAGGTGAAGCAGAAAGAAATGTGTTGGCACAGCCTGCAGGGGGCACTATACCCATTCTTCAAACCTGTAATGTGGCGGAGGCAGCTGCTGTATGACGTCATGTATTTTGATTAGCCTCTCCTCATCTGTCGCTGCTGAAACTGCCTCCTATACAAGGGGGACAAAATTAAGGGGAGATGAATTTAATGTCACTGTTATCCaatgatgtttttattagaaTCGTCACTCTGTCTCAAGCGCTGGAGTCATGCTCAGTCCACGCTGGCTGCGACTTTCACACTGCTCTGCTGGGCCAAGTGCACGATGCAAAAATCTCAACCCCACCCATAATGGTCATCTTTATGCGAATGCTGTCGTGGGAACCTCAGACCATCTGCCTGTTTATTTCTCAGAATGCTTTTATTCTGAAGCTGTCTGTACTATTCTGCATGTACTCCGTCTCCAAGTCTTAAAGAATAACAAAAGCAGAATTTTGCATATGTAAATCTATGACGCGAGCATCGATCCTGACCATTGCTGATTTACATAGTTCAGGTAGGATATTATTACAGCTCTTATCATATCAAGATGTAAACTCGTACAGCAGTTATGCATGGATATACTCCAtctgttttggggacaaagtgagggaaGCGCGAttgggatggtttggacatgtgcagaggagagacatggggcatttcggtagaagaatgctgaggatggagccaccaggaaggaggaaaagaggaagaccaaagaggaggtttatagatgtggtgagggaagacattcaggtagtcggtttgaaagaggcagatgtagaggacaggggggtgtggagacggatgatcagctgtggcgacccctaacgagagaagccgaaagaaaaagaagaaagtacTCGATCTGCCAAAACGCCATTAAAGTGCAAGCATTCGCGTGTGAAAGTGTGATCTGTTCACATCACTGCTCTTCCTGTTTCCTGCTTACCGAGAATTTCTCATAAAGTTGGTAGGTGAGTAGTGGGTTAGGCAGCTCTCGGAAATAGAGCTTGCACAGCGAGCCCACACAGTGGATATCCTGGATGTAAACATCTTTGGTTAGATCGGGGATCTGCTCCGAATCAAATTCATGCCTGGATGGGAAAGAAAAGCATAACAACCATTACACATTAATTATTGgatatttaaatcaaatatcTGCAATAATTACAAATACTAAATACTTAATCAAGatacatacaaaaacacaacagatatagatagatagatagatagatagatagatagatagatagatagatagatagatagatagatagatagatagatagatagagcacgtaatatatatgtaatataaaagctaagacaataaaaaaatgcctataataaatgttaaattcttATTTTGAACAGGggttaaacatttgatattgcaaaatatataaaaaaattgagcaAATCTGCGATATTAACTGCGTCAACTAACTTGCACATACGGTCAGATTCTTTCTCAATCTCTATTATTTCAGAGGACTCTATTAGATTTGATCTAAGATGATTGAATTGCACAATAAAAGTCTGTCAGTCTGCATGCACACAGTGACAAAACCTAAATAGGGGACCGCCAATTACTACTAACACTAATAATATTCTACAATTTATATCCGTATTTCAAAGATTCTCAGTCTCCTTTTTAAGCCGTTGTCAATAATATAGTTTGCAATAAAATGAttgtaaataatacaaaaaaataaaagtagtcTCAGACCCCACTTACAGCTGTGTGAATAACTGAATCATTTGTTAGCTTTCATCCCCAGAGAActcaattcataaaaaaagatttccacCACACATTTCCCTGCCAACAGCTTTAACATAAAATTCTCTATAATTAATGTACACAAGTGCTCATTCTCCCTTGATTTTATGTCAGTCTATTACTTTCTCACACATACCGCAGTTTCTGGATGTTGGATGCGATCCCAGAGAGCCGATACATTCCATCCACAATTCCATGCTTCTCAATGAACTCTGTGCAGCTCTTAAGCACCTGGGGGACTGAGATTGAGATTATGGGTTTAGTCGAACCATGTCTTTCGATCCATTTTACTTCAGTTACTGGAAAGTACAACACGCCCTTACAAATACAAACAGACAGTCTCTGAAACAAtgtgcatttgcatttgttCATTCAGCAAATGCTTTTATTCAAAGTGATGCACTAGTGAGGCAGAATGCAAGCCAAGTCCCGAGCATGGCGTTAAAGGAGCCAACAATGATATAAGGGTTGAAATGAGTGCAAGGACTCAGGAGGAGGGGGTGGTGAAACGCACACCATCTTTCAGGTCAGGGTGGTAAAACGCAGAAATAGTAGTTATATTTCTAACAACAAGGATCAAAGATCATTAACACAGCGAAGCAGTTCCACTATTATACCGCATGCGGTTCGCCTGCAGGTCGCAATGTTAAACTTattaccaaaaataaaaacaaaacaaaacatcacattTTAACAGTTTGTCGAATTTTATATCGTCGAACATGCAAGAGAGACAAGTTCCTGTTCTTACTTATGATATAGCTGTGAGAAAAACAACAGTCATTCCCTCATAaccttcatcttttttttccactatggggtgggcctggggtgcagtcagcgttcacatgagctctatagcaggccactcaagatcttccacttcaaaccatgtaaactatatgttCATAGAGGTGGTTTTGGTGcaccatcatgctggaacaggtttggagctcctaattcaagtgaggggaaaatcTTTTTTGATATAAAAGACATCTGATATAATTTTaagcctccaactttgtggtaacagttaaaGGCAGATCAACACAGGgtgggaaaagtcaggtgtaacAAAATTAATTATTGTTGTCTATATTGTGTACTATAGACTTAAACCTGTGCTGTGGCCTCATCTTCGAACAAtctaacaataataatcaaCTTCAATTTCAAGGTCAGAAGATCTGTTTGTGTCAGGCAACATCACACCTAAAGTTGTATTTAACGTGCGCTTCACCAATTTGTGGCTAAATGTGGGAGGTAAAGAATGATATCCTGATATGATTATCCAATAAATCAGTCTAGTATAAAACCTGGGCTCACTTTTTCTGATAAACCGAGGCAGACTGTAAACCTGCGTAACCTTGCAACACTTTAATCAAGCAGGATCAGGGGAAGACAGACATCCCTGCCATGGCCTCTTGTTTCAATCATCCTTGTGATGAGTGAGTTCTAAAAGCAGCTGTTTAGCAGAATTCCTGATGGTGCAGCTGAAAAATTCTCAGGCAGCATGAAACCACTTCTGAGCCACCACATACATACCCATGAGGAGAGGAATGTCGCATTTTCTTTCCGGTCTGGTGTAAACGTTGTAAAATGCATATATTGTTTAGGTTTATTAATTAGAGGGATGAATATTGAAGTCTAGTCCTGCATCTATAAAGCCATTTTTCCTCAAATGAGATCGGATCTGTGAAGATCATAACTTGGGGTGTAGcggcgcgcacacacacacacacacacacacacacacacacacacacacacacacacacagagagatgcTCTCAAGGATTATGGGGTAAATGCTGAACTCTACAAAAAGTTCAGCCACGTACGCtgtggaaacccaaacctgatTGCGCACAAGGGGATTTCAAAACACTGAAAACGTTATTTTCTCCGAACAAACAAATCTCCTGAcaagaaatgtgtttttggTGAGGCAATGAATGACGAAATGTGCGTTTTTAATAACAATGTCCGAATAGCAACCAGCGAACGAGGAAAATCAGCcagcaaaattattatttttttgttttactcttTTGCACTGTAATGTCTAAGAAGCCGACCAAAATTGTATGGGACAGTTTGAAAAGAACCAGCAATAAATAGCTCAAGGTGGATTTTGGAGTCAAACAAACAGAGTAGTGTTGATGGCTGCCAGGGAGCTGTGAATCAGTGGAGGAGAAATCTCCAGACACTGCCTTCCTAACCAATTCAAGCTGACCTTTACACCCTCTTAAGCTGTGGGTTGCCGTGGCAACTCGGTCAAACAGGCACAGGCAGCGCGATTGCTGGGGGTCGATGAGCATTTTCTCCAGGCCACACAGACAGCGTTTACAAAAGCTGGAAACCAGCCAAGGCCTTCATAAGACGGACATTGTGGCCTCCATTTAACCTGAAGAGTGagtaggaaaaaaacaaaaaaacaaaaaggtgttGAGAACTCACCATCGTGGCCGGAGTTGAGGAGATGCTCTCCCAGGTCACAGCCGAACACCCTCTCTCTGAGGATCCCACGCTGCTTCAGCTTCTGCTTTGTGGGCCTGGACTTCATGAAGGTGCGCAGGAACGTGATCAGCTTCCCGTGCTTCTTGGATACTGAAGGACAATTTCAGACCACTATTATTTACTAACACTCATGCCTATGAAATGATTTCATTAGTAACCGGCGACGCTTTTCCTCAAAATGTGTTCTATCAAATTCAACTCAAATCCTGAATGCATGCGCAAGTCGGTGAAAGATTCCATACatttgttatataaataataaagtctGCAATCCACCTGCAGTTATATTTTACTCCTGTATGACAGCTAAAACAAAAAGGCCCGGCTTTTTCCCTTCAGCTTTAATTCAGCTTACTAACTAGCAGAAATGTcactattaaataatattttatgtcataaaatcatttaaaatccaACGTGTCGTTACTTTGCACGAGGACAGACATAAATCAGTCCCACAATGCTCCCTGTTTACTCCTTGCCGAGCCTGGAAACCGTTGCGCTGTTCACAAACACGTGTCGTCTTTAACAAGTCTTTGGTGCTGCGGGGAATTTGAGCTCACATTCACCGGCATCGCACGAGAATCGGTTTGCACGGTTGCGTGGTATTTCGGTTACCGCGGAAATATTGTCCACATTTATAAGATCCAAAAACAAAGGTCCAAGAGTTTCCCAATGGATAATAATTCCGAAATAATCCGTAAATCAGAATCACAAATCCTGTATCTAAAAAGTgaccaaaataaacatttacaaaagtgGAAGATGAAATGAAGAATACAGCACGACtccagtcttttttttgttctgcgCAGAAATCGGTTCTCAGATCCTCAGGCACCTGAAAGAGCGCAACAAAAGGCAGCTCGTCGATTAGAGCAATTAGCTAATGGAGGATTCAAATTTCTCTAAAGAGAAGCACTTTATGCTTCCACTTTCAGAATGTTTGGCCATTCGTTGGTATTGTACAGCTGGCAAAGCAACACTGGGTGAAGTGCTTCACTTCCCACTTGGAATCCATGATGTAAAGTCGTATTGTGCCAGGTGAGCTCACGCCGCAGCATCCTGCGTCCTGCCTAACAAATAGTCCAACACAAATGAAATGCTCTCGCTCATAAAATTGGCCTACACTGTTTGCCAGCCGAGCTGCAATTTTTCAACATTGGGCtcattaatatatgaataaaagcgTCGCACTCATTTCAACAAGGAAGCAGCAATGAAGCAACACTTCGCTGCGGACGACTGCTCAATCGCACTCACTCACGTTAAGTGCTGACTGTCACTGCCAGGCATATTAAATCCTGCAGCCTGGGCCATATAAAACAAATGAGGAACACTGagtaaacaaaggaaaaaagggagcaggaaataatgaacaaagaaataccagagaaaatacaaacaatcGTCCTGAATCAGaaccaaactcaacacaaaCTCGTATGTTCGGGACTCAAACTTGAGTGGAAAGAAATCTTAGGAAAATCCTTGTTCTCACAGTCGCAGACGTCTTTTTGAAGCGCAATCAAACAAACGCGGCCTATAAGGCTCTGTTATAAGGCTCTGTTTCGGGTTTAAAACGCATTTCGAGCGTAAATCCAAAAATCCGTCCGGATCTGGAAGGTGATGGAATTATAAAAATCAGCTGTTGCTGAAAATGTGGGATCGTATGAGCAGCTGCTGGGAAAACCGCTGCTCCCATATGATTCACTCTGGATGTGGTGTACGTACAGATACGGTACGGAAAGATGTCAAACAATAATCCGACAAAATGCTGTTAGACACAGTCGCCACTAATGAACCT
This Silurus meridionalis isolate SWU-2019-XX chromosome 15, ASM1480568v1, whole genome shotgun sequence DNA region includes the following protein-coding sequences:
- the arhgap32b gene encoding rho GTPase-activating protein 32 isoform X2, whose amino-acid sequence is MEVGSGAAAAVGSTALGLFTATGSHDISDRGLRPGRNLEADDVVPELARSIHPRERPDWEETISAMARSAEIPELSSEPLIRSCSSTASMKVKNVKRLSFTKGHFPKLAECAHFHYENVDFGSIQLSLAEEQSEVSRNGLELKELVYLVHIYCQGRSWMVRRSYEDFRVLDKHLHLCIYDRRFSQLPELPRYDSIRERAEAVFQMLMAYLSRLSAIADNKINCGPVLTWMEVDNKGNRLLVHEESSINVPAIAAAHVIKRYIAQAADELSFEVGDIVSVIDMPPKEDTTWWRGKHGFQVGFFPSECVELINDKVPQSVTNSVPKPDLEMASVKQDSALAPDPLNPYRLSSVSKKHGKLITFLRTFMKSRPTKQKLKQRGILRERVFGCDLGEHLLNSGHDVPQVLKSCTEFIEKHGIVDGMYRLSGIASNIQKLRHEFDSEQIPDLTKDVYIQDIHCVGSLCKLYFRELPNPLLTYQLYEKFSEAVSAATDEERLIKIHDVIQQLPPPHYRTLEFLMRHLSRLAAFSYVTNMHSKNLAIVWAPNLLRSKQIESACFSGTAAFMEVRIQSVVVEFILNHVDVLFSPKLSSLIREGAGHNSLSRPKSLLVPSPSTKLLTLEEAQARTQAQINSPVTADSKYIEVGEGPAALQGKFHTVIEFPTERKRQPIKSKKSPVGSWRSFFNLGKSSSTSKRKLHRNPSEPTELKAMALGGSRGDTGTLRSAKSEESLSSLHNVEGESKVYRPRRPRSSSDALSTSFNGDLMDSRQHCNSYDNIDHGDSEGDDGPICVPALISPPRSTDDVDLSPPDIGMASLDFDPMSFQCSLPLAESSAISHDTEAVNLKRSPGSASDSEPVSPVRPKITSLQQSPDLSPAFRSASNLSEKFMFQSSESCEKFAVLPPLRISHPTDNPRLSKGAESPDHQPFPTPPPALQDSPAKISLLSFKSNDLPLSEAIQLELFSKSASSESKEALGIDAIQQINAQEPPGALALDSPNSTAPVSAVSLLPAPPPPKNTARMLALALAESAQQASILSQTESSAPPTPVSPIGPQEFLETLAWPPPHTLKLQTSHEETADVPQFPASSSSADSCTIIETLTQSASMHLILDDSEKSPNMSNREDIVTFVAPSKDASPTQPVQPFPTHNSPERQQPSIGQAQASTETSTSISTSTNSRKELLVTLQPATQPKVQSPESVLPRATTKPLEQPVAVLQPQRQMPVQSQPQAQPHPQCQPQGQSKNARVAPTTANSPEHSGERPWESITPINPRMESVSHHATHGITPPPPPPPVRSIESKLAAAALCKTEAPYHAMLGEGPATPSLDDAVPHPSQRKSSVHLSSYVYHSKGETGLMEPTGEAYYHQRPLPAGPASMGCHYRPESVPPHLSYLTKSEHQIPYRAHGDGRYNTIGPRSFHQSMKSREAMRGEYVASGSLHRSHGYSSVDGHAAYPTIRRVHSLHVPPTAIRAAPVTRTEVPPDDDLYYYQRPVYHCKSYQQPSQADYHVTQLQPYFENGRVQYRYSPYSGTHSLDVPYYDADPYGTVRLRHYHSFSSRDTGPHLGRSGAKSGGYHYLSRHAIPVKEQTFVPREIPPCHGPKAAVYYAWDPEEAERLRMHSIRRESRARQKVKGPIMSQYDNVGPYMPGDIGGVEVLHLRSKSDPGKAVLVTAEGKDGRCSVTPGAQHVSRHLMSPDPTVLMYMETEKHCQGNGMGDRVAAPKQTSSRSYQSTHSHLSQPPPRSMPPESEGSHLESKCEPGDNQMSSKQWQEHPESKSYQARYDRTDSERHVGRVNTASGSEGDQKTAPVKPVPPPKPERSHSVRERQHYTQPNPPHVQNSFSQQLQGQRQSSVTQQSHYDNLDDYHPVPHSQTPLPNRGGSSLYGTPGYSTSHANRAYSTALGQGAFIRAELAMQRPEAEINAE